The DNA sequence AGTTAGTTAGAATTAGTGGCTATTGAGCCATATAGCAATATCACTGCTAGTCTTCTTATCATACTATGCCAGTCATTTGGTAGTACTTTGAACATAGGTATTCCTGGTTTTGTGCTGCAGTAGTGTTCTCAAAACAATGACTATTCCATTACTTAGAATAGTGCCAAGAGAGAGGAATTGAGGGACAACGATACTCTAGTTTATTCCTGCTAGCCAACTTCTCAATTGAGTTCACATACATTCAAATGTTGGAGTTGAAAGCCAGCCTGTAATCCATTAAGCCATATGATGTGGTAAAGCATGGTGTCTCTCTTACTGTTGCATGTAAGTAATTCATCTTCTTTACTTTCTTGATACATTCTTTTACCCTACTTTTTTCTTCTGTTGTAACCAAGAATGATCTTTCCTTCTCTTATCTTGAAAGAACCTCGTTGATTTGGAAAGTGTAATTCTTTTGTTTATCCACATATAACATCATTATTTAATTTGTTGCTTCGGTAACGGACCTGCCCTTTGccataccctggggcaaaggtctgcgatgccgcttccccatacttacccagtgcaACAGAGCCTCGCATAATGCTAGGAACAactgggaaagccttctgaggcttccgcgCATTCTTAAACAGTGTCAGATTCTTAATATTGTGTCAGAAGCCTCGGAAGGCTTCCCATGTGGTATGGAGCACTGTGTGGACGCAGTgcacagggcatttgccccctgcctgcctccaggcCTGCCATTGCTCAAGTATGTGATTTTCCACCATCTTGGCAATTCCCAATATTTTAAGAAATCTGAGTTGACTCCCTGACTAGTCTCCAGTCTTGGAATCAGTAAAATAGGATTTTGCTTCCATGCACTGCTTTCTCTACCATTGGTGACTTTCAAAGGCAGAGGGGACTGACCAGCATTTTCAAATGTTAACTCATTTTAACTTTGAGTATACCAATAAGTAAAAGACTGCAGGTATTGGATGTTCTCTTTAATGTTAAGAGTGAAGCATTTCTTCTAGTACTTGAGGCTCTTCAAATGGAAAAAATGGTGGCAAGCATACGCTCTTGGATGACACATTCAGGAGAATCTGCATCAACAAGACTGCTGAATAGTACACACAGTTACCAGAAAGGAACAGAAGGCATTTACATCCTAATTGTTGAAGGTTTTCTTCTCTATAACTACAGGTAATTGAACCTAGCATGTTTTAGAAATGTGGAATAGCAAGCCAGCGTGTCTAATTTGTTTCTTTGTTCCACCAGGCCTCTTAGTGATGTATGggataaaaaatattttctaacCATTCCTTACGAAGAATGCAAGAGGAGACGAAGGTACTGTGTTCCTAAAATCAATGCCCAATACAATATGTTACTCATTAAAAACCAAACTTCCCTACACTACAGCATGAAGACTGGAGGTGGAGGCTACACAATGGATAACCATCTCCAGGACCACTCTAAACAACACAAAGGCTAATGTCTAATGCCTGGATTGCCGCTGGGCCCAGATGGTTGTGTTTTGTATGGATTATAGAGCCAATTCATAAAAATGCCATGATGCAGGACATCAGCACAAGTTTGGGTAATGATCCAGCATAGAGTTAAGTGCTTTCCTTCGTGTTGGATTGTTTTGAAGGGGAATGGACATCTGCCTGTGTGTATAGTTCTATGTGCTTTTATAGTTGTGTAGCTGTGGTATATTAGTTACTGTAGTTTGGCTAGCATGATATTGGTGTGCGCCTGAACGTTGCTGTGAATACAGGTTGGATATCCCTTATGCGAACCGCTTGGGATCAGAAGTGGTTGGATGTTGGAATCTTCTGGATATTAGAATACTTGCATAAACAAATACTCCAAAGCTGGCTATTGACTCATGGAGCGGCAAGGCTGCATGCTAAAACAGCACCATGCCTGTGAGAGGCCGCAGCTTAGACTCCTCCAGCAACGTACCAGGGAGCCTGATGCTGCCTGTGCTTCAGCCTGCTCTAtgctgagagagagggagaggaaggagggctgctgccacaaTTGCATTAGATCAGCCGGAGggagaacagaaaaaaaacaacatgccAAGTACTGAGCCTGTGCAAAATTCAAGTTTTACAACTTGGGAAGACTTGTGCCCTGTACAACTACAACAAGGCACAGTCAAAGGGCTTTTCCAATGCACTGGTGAGCGCTGAGCCCATGCTGTGACTAGGAGGATAAGGGTAAGAAATGTCCTGTAGGCTTTATCACTGGATTGCTGAGTGACCAAAGACTGTAAACCAAAGAAACATACTGCAGACTTCCTCTGTGGGGTTAATACTAGCCTGATGCCAGGAACGGTCTTGGCCCCCCAAATGTCCATATTTTGGAGTAGACCCAATTTTTGGATGTCCAGACAGGTAATCTACCTATATCGCCTTGCTCTAGTAGTCTGAAGAGAGACTTTCTATTGCTTCCAGTAGTCATACTTGTGAAACTCAAATACACATTTGACACGTTGTTACAAACAAGAGTTACATTATTACAGCAGACTGAGAAGTGCAGATGCTCTGCTTGGCACTGTGCATAAAACCTAGTGATGAAATGTGGTTTCCACATAGCCTAATatgcatacaaaaaaaaaaaatgcttgagaTTTGTTCATTtgggtagtggggggggggggggtaactgaaACTAAGTTGCACCTGAAAATGGtggtgcttatttctgaataaacatttttcttggcagtgctttttaaaacatgccTACATGAAGGAAAAACAGTCATGTGCCTTCAAACAAGTGCTAAAAATATTCCCCACCTTGGCATCTATATTGTTCCCCATTGGCTGACATAGTTGACTTAGGGATCAACAGACACCCACAAATGCGTGTGCTGGGATTCATTAAGTTGATTCCCTCACATATTTGAGTGTTGCAAGTTTTCTACAATGATGTATGTATGAATGAGAGGTTAttgaaatgtgtgtacatttgttGGAGGCTAGCAGGAAACGAACTTGGCTAGGGGTTTATGAAGTGTCTACAAATGTGTCTATTAAGTGTCTACAAAAATATCCTGCCCAGGATATTTTGAAGACCCTGTTGCAAAATCTAAATTTGCATTAAGGAAAGTAGCCATATCCCAAATCTGAGCCATGGCCATGACCTTGGTATTCAGGTGCTTCTATAAAGTCATGGATGGGGAAAGAGTTTGGAGGAGCTTCTTTGATAATGACCACTGTGGTGAAAAGTCAGAATTTTAATATAAATTGCCTTATCACAACAACTAGATCATGCTGTCTAAAATGTTTTGGATAGAAAATTTTACTCTGCAAGTGAAGTTTCTATATTTTTATGCAGCAGCCGAATTTATAATCCACCAGACCCACCAGGATACTTTGATGGACACGTGTGGCCCATGTATCTGAAACACAAGAGGGAAATGGAAGAAAACGAAACAGACATTGGTatggcaaaacatcttttaatatgCATGAAGTGTATCCAAGCACAGGATTTTGGCACAGTTCGGGTCAGCTGTGATAGTATGGGTACAAAGGACAGGCCATGCCACTAACTTCATTTGAGCCTCTCTGTCTTGTGCAGCATGGATGGAAGTGGTTGGGGATGAGGAAAGATACCTTGAGTCAGAGAAAGGACTTTTTAATGGCAGTTTCTTACTGTGC is a window from the Tiliqua scincoides isolate rTilSci1 chromosome 2, rTilSci1.hap2, whole genome shotgun sequence genome containing:
- the NMRK1 gene encoding nicotinamide riboside kinase 1 translates to MKMLVIGLGGVTNGGKTTLARRLEKLLPNCSIISQDDFFKPESEVAIDDHGFLQYDVLEALQMEKMVASIRSWMTHSGESASTRLLNSTHSYQKGTEGIYILIVEGFLLYNYRPLSDVWDKKYFLTIPYEECKRRRSSRIYNPPDPPGYFDGHVWPMYLKHKREMEENETDIVYLDGTKSQDDLCSRIYNDIAQEWKGTSEQSSVNHA